In Nocardia yunnanensis, one DNA window encodes the following:
- a CDS encoding SGNH/GDSL hydrolase family protein encodes MRLHRCLSVLAIAAVGVLGTLSPATADTGKKYVALGDSFAAGVGIPTILDQSCSRSDHNYAHLFAAQRGYSLTDVTCGGATTDSVTSTQLSAVTSDTGLVTLGIGGNDIGFTDIVKACVEAGTLGGGSGTAIGALATGSASGSAEALLGCKNKFAASMPTRLAQTSAKLTTLVVAIRTRAPQARIVLVGYPKILPDDASTCLGQQPVLPDDANWARDTVIGGLNTMLRSQAGTEYFSTFELYNGHDVCQPVANRWVNGTKVENGDGMPFHPNQYGHAATAQQMAATIAG; translated from the coding sequence GTGAGGCTTCACCGCTGCCTGTCCGTGCTGGCGATCGCCGCTGTCGGCGTTCTCGGCACCCTGTCCCCGGCCACCGCCGACACCGGGAAGAAGTATGTCGCGCTGGGGGATTCGTTCGCCGCGGGCGTCGGCATCCCCACCATTCTCGATCAGAGCTGCTCACGCTCGGATCACAACTACGCGCACCTGTTCGCCGCGCAGCGCGGCTACAGCCTCACCGACGTCACCTGCGGCGGCGCGACCACCGACTCGGTCACCAGCACCCAGCTCTCGGCGGTCACCTCCGACACCGGCCTGGTCACCCTCGGCATCGGCGGCAACGACATCGGCTTCACCGACATCGTGAAGGCCTGCGTGGAGGCCGGCACCCTCGGCGGCGGCTCGGGCACGGCCATCGGCGCGCTGGCCACCGGCAGCGCCAGCGGCAGTGCCGAAGCGTTGCTGGGCTGCAAGAACAAATTCGCCGCGTCGATGCCGACGCGGCTGGCGCAGACCTCGGCGAAGCTCACGACGCTGGTCGTCGCGATTCGCACCCGGGCCCCGCAGGCGCGCATCGTGCTGGTCGGGTACCCGAAGATCCTGCCGGACGACGCGTCCACCTGCCTCGGTCAGCAGCCCGTGCTGCCCGACGACGCGAACTGGGCGCGCGACACCGTGATCGGCGGATTGAACACCATGCTGCGATCGCAGGCCGGCACCGAATATTTCAGCACCTTCGAGCTCTACAACGGCCACGATGTGTGCCAGCCGGTGGCGAATCGATGGGTCAACGGCACCAAGGTCGAGAACGGCGACGGCATGCCGTTCCATCCCAATCAGTACGGTCACGCGGCTACCGCACAGCAGATGGCCGCGACGATCGCCGGCTGA
- a CDS encoding ABC1 kinase family protein yields the protein MPTNRLARDAKLAGVPVAYAGRRMAGRGRRLLGRSAAEIDRDIRLRTAEHLFEVLGELKGCAAKLGQLGAVYRSILPFEAVGPDWTELAEVAGDALSRLQDSVPPMLPGLVHQVMAANFGDHWRELFLEFEECPAAAASLGQVHRAVWHDGRPVAVKVMYPGAREAVQADLRTLRGLSGVIGAVMPGADVRAIVDMVCTMVGDELDYRREARYQRTCAEVFAGDPEFVVPEVVECADEVLISDWLEGTGFGTLVTHGSARERSRAGLAILEFMESAKLRCGVLYTDVHPGNFLLLDDGRVGVVDFGACAPMPPSLRRIVSELGDALYNGTPGDFEAALRAHGFVRPGQEFDIDELVRIVSPFLDVLLQKDFRLTTDWMREQVTVITRIRLSNVFRDMTLPPELTTLARAAVTALGVLCQLGTEGIRDQFLDGWPELAEVVDRYEARRDLADTAT from the coding sequence ATGCCGACCAATCGCCTTGCGCGGGACGCGAAGCTGGCGGGGGTGCCGGTCGCGTACGCCGGCCGCCGGATGGCCGGCCGGGGCCGCAGACTGCTGGGCCGCTCGGCCGCCGAGATCGACCGCGATATCCGATTGCGCACGGCCGAGCATCTTTTCGAGGTCCTGGGCGAGCTGAAGGGCTGCGCGGCCAAGCTCGGCCAGCTGGGCGCGGTGTATCGCTCCATCCTCCCGTTCGAGGCGGTCGGTCCCGACTGGACCGAACTGGCCGAGGTCGCCGGCGACGCGCTGAGCCGGCTGCAGGATTCGGTCCCGCCCATGCTGCCGGGCCTGGTGCACCAGGTGATGGCCGCGAATTTCGGCGATCACTGGCGTGAGCTGTTCCTCGAGTTCGAGGAGTGCCCGGCCGCGGCGGCGTCGCTGGGCCAGGTGCATCGGGCGGTGTGGCACGACGGCCGCCCGGTCGCGGTGAAGGTGATGTACCCGGGCGCGCGGGAGGCGGTGCAGGCGGATCTGCGCACCCTGCGCGGACTTTCGGGCGTCATCGGCGCGGTGATGCCCGGCGCGGACGTGCGGGCGATCGTCGACATGGTGTGCACCATGGTCGGCGACGAACTCGACTACCGGCGCGAGGCCCGCTATCAGCGCACCTGCGCCGAGGTGTTCGCCGGGGATCCGGAATTCGTGGTGCCCGAGGTCGTCGAATGCGCCGACGAGGTGCTGATCAGCGACTGGCTCGAGGGCACCGGTTTCGGGACGCTGGTGACGCACGGCTCCGCGCGCGAACGCAGCCGCGCCGGCCTGGCCATCCTCGAATTCATGGAGTCCGCGAAGCTGCGCTGCGGGGTCCTCTACACCGACGTGCATCCCGGAAATTTCCTGCTGCTCGACGACGGCCGGGTCGGCGTGGTCGACTTCGGGGCGTGCGCGCCGATGCCGCCGTCGTTGCGCCGCATCGTCTCCGAACTCGGTGACGCGCTCTACAACGGCACCCCGGGTGACTTCGAGGCGGCGCTGCGCGCGCACGGATTCGTCCGTCCCGGACAGGAATTCGATATCGACGAGCTGGTCCGTATCGTCTCGCCATTCCTGGATGTGTTGTTGCAGAAGGATTTCCGGCTCACCACCGACTGGATGCGCGAGCAGGTCACGGTGATCACCCGGATCCGGCTGTCCAATGTCTTTCGTGACATGACCCTGCCGCCCGAGCTCACCACCCTGGCGCGAGCCGCGGTGACCGCGCTCGGGGTGCTGTGCCAGCTGGGCACCGAGGGCATCCGCGACCAATTCCTCGACGGGTGGCCGGAATTGGCCGAGGTGGTCGATCGCTACGAGGCGCGCCGGGATCTCGCCGACACCGCCACCTGA
- a CDS encoding DEAD/DEAH box helicase family protein codes for MAELNFADRLAGLSSKRFSTLRPAQAHVLERFAELDHDATPDIAVELPTGEGKTLMALLIADWALDNGMSVAYLTGNKLLATQVQAEGCTLPGIDVHRFESGYYPGARVADYHQAQAVGAMNYWAYFNHSPKVEPELVIFDDAHLAEQPLAGLFTLRIPRAAGGGTGLYREICGIAIETLFEEMASRFTTYVSAYGKGSAKERGMAREAVESTLPQCDWLSQLLSPSHGKLLRRQDVVDLFHATHA; via the coding sequence ATGGCCGAGTTGAACTTCGCGGATCGCCTGGCTGGTCTCAGTTCGAAGCGGTTCTCGACATTGCGCCCCGCACAGGCGCACGTGCTCGAACGCTTCGCCGAGCTGGATCATGATGCCACTCCCGACATCGCGGTCGAACTTCCGACCGGCGAAGGCAAGACCCTCATGGCACTCCTGATCGCAGACTGGGCGTTGGACAACGGCATGTCAGTCGCATACCTGACCGGCAACAAACTTCTTGCCACACAGGTCCAAGCTGAGGGATGCACGCTACCGGGCATCGATGTGCACCGGTTCGAGAGTGGCTACTATCCGGGGGCTCGCGTCGCCGACTACCACCAGGCGCAGGCAGTAGGCGCGATGAACTACTGGGCGTACTTCAATCACAGCCCCAAGGTCGAGCCAGAACTGGTGATATTCGATGATGCACACTTGGCCGAGCAACCACTCGCGGGCCTCTTCACGCTTCGAATCCCGAGAGCAGCAGGTGGTGGAACCGGCCTGTACCGCGAGATCTGCGGGATCGCCATCGAGACCCTCTTCGAGGAGATGGCCTCCCGATTCACCACCTACGTGTCGGCCTATGGCAAGGGCAGCGCCAAGGAACGTGGCATGGCACGCGAAGCCGTCGAGTCGACTCTGCCCCAGTGCGATTGGCTATCACAACTACTCTCGCCAAGCCATGGAAAGCTACTTCGACGCCAGGATGTTGTCGACCTGTTCCACGCAACGCACGCCTGA
- a CDS encoding lipid-transfer protein has product MTETNRDIAVLGAGMHPWGKWGRNFVEYGLVAARAALADAGIDHKDVGYIAGADTIRNGYPGFVAGATFAQALGWSGARISSSYAACASGAQAIANARAQILAGLTEVALVIGADTTPKGFFQPVGGERRDDPDWLRFHLLGATNPIYFALYARRRMALHGATLDDFAAVKVKNARHGLNNPNARYRKEVSAEEIAASAIVSDPLRLLDICATSDGGAALVLTSMDYARRHGISDPVKISALSTVTPTFPKTVLDLPDFATDSAVAVAPPERTFRSAIAHAAYEEAGIGPEDLSFAEVYDLSTALELDWYEDIGLCEIGGAEALLRSGATTLGGRVPVNPSGGLACFGEAIPAQAIAQICELTWQLRGQADGRQVENARAGIAVNQGLFGHGSAIIATR; this is encoded by the coding sequence ATGACTGAGACGAACCGCGATATCGCCGTCCTCGGCGCGGGCATGCACCCGTGGGGCAAATGGGGACGCAATTTCGTCGAATACGGGCTGGTCGCGGCGCGGGCCGCGCTCGCCGACGCCGGGATCGACCACAAGGACGTCGGCTACATCGCCGGCGCGGACACCATCCGCAACGGCTACCCGGGTTTCGTGGCGGGCGCGACCTTCGCGCAGGCCCTGGGCTGGTCGGGCGCGCGGATCTCGAGCAGTTACGCCGCGTGCGCCTCGGGCGCGCAGGCCATCGCCAATGCGCGCGCCCAGATCCTGGCCGGGCTGACCGAGGTGGCGCTGGTGATCGGCGCGGACACCACGCCCAAGGGCTTCTTCCAGCCCGTCGGCGGTGAGCGCCGCGACGACCCGGACTGGCTGCGCTTCCACCTGCTCGGCGCGACCAACCCCATCTATTTCGCGCTCTACGCCCGTCGCCGCATGGCCCTGCACGGCGCCACCCTCGACGATTTCGCCGCGGTCAAGGTGAAGAACGCCCGCCACGGCCTGAACAACCCGAATGCCCGCTACCGCAAGGAGGTTTCGGCGGAGGAGATCGCCGCCTCCGCGATCGTCTCGGATCCGCTGCGGCTACTCGACATCTGCGCCACCAGCGACGGCGGCGCCGCGCTGGTGTTGACCTCGATGGATTACGCACGCCGCCATGGCATTTCGGATCCGGTCAAGATCAGCGCACTGTCCACGGTCACCCCGACGTTCCCGAAGACGGTGCTCGACCTGCCGGACTTCGCGACGGATTCGGCGGTGGCGGTGGCGCCGCCGGAACGGACCTTCCGTTCCGCCATCGCGCACGCCGCCTACGAGGAAGCCGGGATCGGCCCCGAGGACCTGTCGTTCGCCGAGGTCTACGACCTGTCGACCGCGCTGGAGCTGGACTGGTACGAGGACATCGGATTGTGCGAGATCGGCGGTGCCGAGGCGCTGTTGCGCAGTGGCGCAACCACTTTGGGCGGCCGCGTGCCGGTCAACCCGTCCGGCGGCCTGGCCTGTTTCGGTGAGGCGATCCCGGCGCAGGCCATCGCCCAGATCTGCGAGCTCACCTGGCAGCTGCGCGGGCAGGCCGACGGCCGGCAGGTGGAGAACGCGCGGGCGGGCATCGCGGTGAACCAGGGCCTGTTCGGCCATGGCTCGGCGATCATCGCCACGCGCTGA
- a CDS encoding DUF2637 domain-containing protein has translation MPITLNTDQLTTTSSIAPMHADTDSLPDQRAHTKFFWTMLALSAAVSITGNATHTVLHASTRPTVAAVVAIVPPIALPGAIHGATILLRAHARARFAQLLATLMTMLIAVGAFRLSFTALRDLAISAAVPEQQAWLWPVIVEGSMAQATIALLACAHRRLPHTQRHTSATGLDTNMGSTGSDELTTDTTDLRADPPNQTRAGADNLADPTLEGVHTPTADRPPIPRWSRIAATICDRDPAHRRDPNEVAAILTRHYDHGQTPTQISHDLRRSRSTISRIISDAAPLRLLHDSE, from the coding sequence ATGCCGATCACCCTCAACACTGACCAGCTCACCACCACGTCGAGCATTGCCCCTATGCACGCCGATACGGACAGCCTCCCCGACCAGCGTGCACACACGAAATTCTTCTGGACGATGCTCGCCCTCTCGGCGGCGGTGAGCATCACCGGCAATGCGACCCACACCGTACTGCACGCAAGCACGAGGCCAACAGTGGCGGCAGTAGTCGCGATCGTGCCGCCGATCGCGCTACCCGGCGCAATCCACGGAGCCACGATCCTGCTGCGTGCACACGCGCGAGCAAGGTTCGCACAACTGCTCGCAACACTGATGACCATGCTGATCGCCGTCGGCGCGTTCCGGCTGTCGTTCACCGCGCTCCGCGATCTCGCCATCTCGGCCGCAGTGCCCGAACAGCAAGCATGGCTATGGCCCGTCATCGTCGAAGGGTCGATGGCCCAGGCAACCATCGCCCTGCTCGCGTGCGCACACCGCCGACTCCCGCATACGCAGAGACACACCTCTGCAACCGGCCTGGATACGAACATGGGCAGCACTGGTTCCGACGAACTGACCACGGACACAACTGATCTCCGAGCGGACCCTCCGAACCAAACCCGAGCGGGCGCCGACAACCTTGCGGACCCCACACTCGAAGGCGTGCATACACCCACCGCCGACCGACCGCCGATACCGCGGTGGTCGCGGATCGCGGCCACGATCTGCGACCGCGACCCCGCCCACCGCCGAGACCCGAACGAAGTCGCCGCCATCCTCACCCGCCACTACGACCACGGACAGACCCCCACCCAGATCTCCCACGATCTCCGACGAAGTCGATCGACCATCAGCAGAATCATTAGCGACGCAGCACCCCTTCGCCTACTTCACGATTCCGAATGA
- a CDS encoding helix-turn-helix domain-containing protein, whose protein sequence is MARPTQRLERRLSRTEKNELIQAYRDGASTAELARRYRASKSAILELLTKGRVPRRYQSMTEADIDRAEQLYLVGHSLSACAKLTGFPASSINRALNNRGTPMRPAGRPRTAH, encoded by the coding sequence GTGGCCCGTCCGACCCAGCGGCTCGAACGCCGACTCTCACGCACCGAAAAGAACGAGCTGATCCAGGCATACCGCGACGGTGCATCCACCGCCGAACTCGCCCGCCGCTACCGCGCATCCAAGAGCGCGATCCTCGAACTGCTCACCAAGGGCCGCGTCCCACGGCGCTACCAGTCGATGACCGAAGCCGACATCGACCGCGCCGAACAGCTCTACCTCGTCGGCCACTCTCTCAGCGCCTGCGCCAAGCTCACCGGATTCCCCGCGAGCAGCATCAACCGCGCCCTCAACAACCGTGGCACCCCGATGCGCCCAGCAGGGCGACCACGCACCGCTCACTAG
- a CDS encoding SRPBCC family protein — protein MTQSLSDKDVRVEFVVEAPPDRAFEVFTVGIDSWWPRAHHIGAGDLVEEVMEPRPGGRCYGREADGTECPWGTVLEWDPPHHVAFSWQISLDWKYQPDPARASRVDVTFAPEGSDRTRVTLVHSGFERHGTDWGSMRDAVGSPEGWPALTETYGKAVAG, from the coding sequence ATGACGCAGTCGTTGAGTGACAAGGACGTTCGGGTCGAGTTCGTGGTCGAGGCGCCGCCGGATCGGGCGTTCGAGGTGTTCACCGTCGGCATCGACAGTTGGTGGCCGCGGGCCCATCACATCGGCGCGGGCGATCTCGTGGAGGAGGTGATGGAGCCGCGGCCGGGTGGACGCTGCTACGGGCGGGAGGCCGACGGGACCGAATGCCCGTGGGGCACAGTGCTGGAGTGGGATCCGCCGCACCACGTCGCCTTTTCCTGGCAGATCAGCCTCGACTGGAAATACCAGCCGGACCCGGCCCGGGCCAGCCGCGTCGACGTGACGTTCGCGCCGGAAGGATCGGATCGCACGCGGGTGACGCTGGTGCACTCCGGCTTCGAGCGGCACGGCACGGACTGGGGATCCATGCGCGACGCCGTCGGTTCGCCCGAGGGTTGGCCGGCGCTGACGGAGACCTACGGCAAGGCAGTGGCCGGTTAG
- a CDS encoding TerD family protein, which yields MTLSMLSKGENASLPEDVQRVDVVIGWAESEVEVDASALLLGESRKVAADSDFVFYNQPESADGSVRFLGTGVTEEGAQTRIAIDLATVPEAVHTVALAGSVGAGTFERLGKIAFRVIDGTGRTIAEYATAEATTESAFLFGEIYRRNGAWKVRAVGQGWDSGLSGLATDFGVRIDDDPAPATTPVAQPEVEPATAPSTRPATRNRGVRTAKAAAKKLKPFEPQLAEHDSWQPARLFSVVGVGAGEEQERRATSALVATMQAVRPFARALCARMGAPVGTFEGFAEVQYELGDSKVIPDAVLKVVRGSRVWTGLLEVKTGTGKLKRDQLENYLEVARRKKYDVVVSLSNDIPAGPGELPVEVDRRKLAKVALRHLSWAEVTHEARMLLSHGGIEDELQAWVLSEFLRYLVHPRSGATEFVDMGRHWVAVRDAVVAGTSRASDQKALQVADAWVSLSRHLALRLTAELGATVKHVLPRRHRTDPAARNAAVAERLATDGSFEAVLRIPDTAGDLSVIADLRTNRIRCRTTLEAPNEGTAGRRLSWLLKQLQDAPGDVRVEAVFSERGNEACELLSTVRENPKVLTQGRAGEIVSFALEQTFPMGSRRSGTAASFISSVTSATDAFYGSVVQQVREWVPAAPKQSESSPSEGDTASGE from the coding sequence CTGACGTTGTCGATGTTGTCCAAAGGGGAGAACGCGTCACTGCCGGAGGATGTCCAGCGGGTCGACGTGGTGATCGGCTGGGCGGAGTCCGAGGTCGAGGTCGACGCGTCCGCTCTGCTGCTGGGTGAGTCGCGAAAAGTGGCCGCCGACAGCGATTTCGTCTTCTACAACCAGCCGGAGTCCGCGGACGGGTCGGTCCGGTTCTTGGGTACGGGAGTGACGGAGGAGGGCGCGCAGACGCGCATCGCCATCGACCTCGCGACCGTCCCGGAGGCTGTTCACACGGTCGCGCTGGCCGGCAGCGTCGGCGCGGGTACGTTCGAACGCCTCGGGAAGATCGCTTTCCGCGTCATCGACGGGACCGGCCGGACCATCGCCGAATACGCGACGGCAGAGGCGACGACGGAGTCCGCCTTTCTGTTCGGCGAGATCTACCGCCGCAACGGCGCCTGGAAGGTCCGGGCGGTCGGGCAGGGCTGGGATTCCGGATTGTCGGGGCTGGCAACGGATTTCGGGGTGCGCATCGACGACGACCCGGCGCCCGCAACCACCCCGGTAGCGCAGCCCGAGGTCGAGCCGGCCACCGCGCCGAGTACTCGGCCAGCCACCCGGAACCGGGGTGTGCGCACGGCGAAAGCGGCGGCGAAGAAGCTCAAACCGTTCGAGCCCCAGCTCGCGGAGCACGACAGCTGGCAGCCCGCGAGATTGTTCTCGGTCGTCGGCGTCGGTGCGGGTGAGGAGCAGGAACGCCGCGCCACGTCGGCTCTCGTCGCGACCATGCAGGCCGTGCGTCCCTTCGCGCGGGCGCTGTGCGCGCGCATGGGCGCGCCCGTCGGCACCTTCGAGGGATTCGCGGAAGTCCAGTACGAGCTGGGTGATTCGAAGGTCATCCCCGATGCCGTCCTGAAGGTGGTGCGCGGCAGCCGGGTGTGGACGGGCCTGCTCGAAGTCAAGACGGGCACCGGCAAGCTGAAACGCGATCAGCTCGAGAACTATCTCGAGGTGGCGCGCCGGAAGAAGTACGACGTCGTGGTCAGCCTGTCGAACGATATCCCCGCCGGCCCGGGCGAGCTGCCCGTGGAGGTCGATCGCCGCAAACTCGCCAAGGTCGCCCTGCGGCATCTGTCGTGGGCGGAGGTGACACACGAGGCCCGAATGCTGCTCTCCCACGGCGGTATCGAGGACGAACTGCAAGCCTGGGTGCTGAGCGAGTTCCTGCGCTATCTGGTCCATCCTCGTTCCGGCGCTACCGAATTCGTGGATATGGGACGGCACTGGGTCGCCGTCCGGGACGCGGTGGTCGCGGGAACGTCGCGCGCCAGTGATCAGAAGGCGTTGCAGGTCGCCGATGCGTGGGTGTCGTTGTCCCGGCATCTCGCCTTGCGGTTGACCGCCGAGCTCGGGGCGACCGTCAAGCATGTGCTGCCCCGTCGCCACCGCACCGATCCGGCCGCCCGCAATGCCGCGGTGGCGGAACGGTTGGCGACCGACGGCTCCTTCGAGGCAGTCCTCCGCATCCCCGATACCGCCGGTGATCTGTCCGTCATCGCCGACTTGCGGACCAACCGGATTCGCTGCCGCACCACCCTCGAGGCCCCGAACGAAGGGACCGCCGGCCGCCGGCTGTCGTGGTTGCTCAAACAGCTGCAGGACGCCCCGGGCGATGTGCGCGTCGAGGCCGTGTTCTCCGAACGCGGGAACGAGGCGTGCGAACTGCTGTCGACGGTGCGCGAGAATCCGAAGGTCCTCACGCAGGGTCGTGCGGGGGAGATCGTGTCCTTCGCGCTGGAGCAGACCTTCCCCATGGGCAGTCGCCGATCCGGCACCGCCGCGAGTTTCATCTCCAGCGTCACCTCGGCGACCGACGCGTTCTATGGCTCGGTGGTGCAGCAGGTGCGCGAATGGGTGCCCGCCGCACCGAAGCAGTCCGAGTCCTCGCCATCCGAGGGGGACACCGCTTCGGGCGAGTAG
- a CDS encoding Zn-ribbon domain-containing OB-fold protein — MQKEQRPAVADWFTVDDGTVRLKGTRCSACATPYFPKNTLACRNPYCTGAKDGSELEEYLFSTRGRIWSYADARYKPPAPYVSGDPFEPYVVAAVELEVEKLVILGQVVRGFTVDDLVVGMPVELAVGTLYEDDEAEHTVWMWRPVND, encoded by the coding sequence GTGCAGAAAGAACAACGTCCCGCCGTGGCGGACTGGTTCACCGTGGATGACGGCACGGTGCGCCTGAAGGGGACTCGGTGCAGTGCCTGCGCCACACCGTATTTCCCGAAGAACACGCTCGCCTGCCGCAACCCGTACTGCACGGGCGCCAAGGACGGGTCCGAGCTCGAGGAGTACCTGTTTTCCACCCGCGGCCGGATCTGGTCGTACGCGGACGCCCGGTACAAGCCGCCCGCGCCGTACGTCTCGGGGGATCCGTTCGAGCCGTATGTGGTTGCGGCTGTGGAACTCGAGGTCGAGAAGCTCGTGATCCTCGGGCAGGTGGTACGCGGGTTCACCGTGGACGATCTGGTGGTCGGCATGCCGGTGGAGTTGGCGGTCGGCACCCTCTACGAGGACGACGAGGCGGAGCACACGGTGTGGATGTGGAGGCCGGTCAATGACTGA
- a CDS encoding ArsR/SmtB family transcription factor gives METYQSAALDALGDPTRRAIFERLGRGACAVGELAAELPVSRPAVSQHLKVLKGAGLVVDEAIGTRRVYRLDPQGIEGLRAYFTQFWVSATAAFSEEVNRRARQERTAEEKS, from the coding sequence GTGGAGACTTACCAAAGTGCGGCGTTGGATGCGTTGGGGGATCCGACCAGGCGGGCGATTTTCGAGCGGCTGGGGCGGGGGGCCTGTGCTGTTGGTGAGTTGGCGGCGGAGCTGCCGGTTAGTCGGCCTGCGGTTTCGCAGCATTTGAAGGTGCTCAAAGGGGCGGGGCTGGTGGTTGACGAGGCCATTGGTACGCGCAGGGTGTATCGGCTGGATCCACAGGGGATCGAGGGGCTGCGGGCGTATTTCACTCAGTTCTGGGTGTCGGCTACCGCGGCGTTTTCCGAGGAAGTGAATCGGCGCGCTCGCCAGGAGCGCACGGCAGAGGAGAAATCATGA